GCGGGTACCCAAAAAGTTTCCGCCCGCACGGTCATCGAAAGAAAAGCGCGCATTCGCGCCATACTGGATTTTGTACTCGATCATCAGGATGAAATCAAACAGGCATTATTTCGGGATTTTCAAAAGACAGAGTCTGAAGTAATTATATCCGAGATCGCCCCGCTGAAAGTTGAGGCAAAATTTGTTCTGAAAAATCTGAAAAAATGGCTCCGCCCTGAAAAAGTGCCTACTCCCTGGGAGCTTTTGGGCAGCTCGTCTTCCATTCACCGTATTCCTAAAGGAAATGTGCTCATAATCGGGCCTTTTAATTACCCCTGGTTTCTCACAATAAAGCCTATTATCTGGGCAGTAGCTGCGGGCAACACGGTCATGGTCAAACCCTCCGAACTGATTCCCCACACCTCCTCGATGATACGAAAAATGGTAGAGCATATTTTCCCTCCCGAAGAAGTTGTGGTAGTGGAAGGAAATCCGGAAGTATCTATCGAGCTGCTGAAACTTCCCTTTAATCATATCTATTTTACCGGAAGCCCTCAGGTGGGGAAAATAGTCATGGAAGCAGCTTCCCGGCACCTGGCTTCTGTAACGCTGGAACTTGGCGGGAAGTCTCCGGTTATTATTGATGAATCTGCCAAAATCAGGGATGCCGCTTATCGGATCGCCTGGGGCAAAACCCTCAACAACGGGCAAACCTGCATTTCTCCCGACTATATCCTTGTTCATGAGTCAGTCAAAAGTGCTTTCGTAGAGGCTTATAAATCTTCTATTGCCAAAATGTTCAATGCAGAAGGAAAGGGTATCAGCCAATCTCCTTCATATTGCCGTATTGTCAATGCCCGGCATTTTGAAAGAATCGCACACCTCCTGGAAGATGCCGTGGAAAAAGGTGCGAAAATAGAAACTGGCGGAGAGACAGACTCAGCTCAAAATTTTATTTCCCCCACACTCCTGAGCGATGTTACAGAAGAAATG
The DNA window shown above is from Bacteroidia bacterium and carries:
- a CDS encoding aldehyde dehydrogenase family protein, which gives rise to MKNTISLAPNSATSEQIRQMFALQQAGTQKVSARTVIERKARIRAILDFVLDHQDEIKQALFRDFQKTESEVIISEIAPLKVEAKFVLKNLKKWLRPEKVPTPWELLGSSSSIHRIPKGNVLIIGPFNYPWFLTIKPIIWAVAAGNTVMVKPSELIPHTSSMIRKMVEHIFPPEEVVVVEGNPEVSIELLKLPFNHIYFTGSPQVGKIVMEAASRHLASVTLELGGKSPVIIDESAKIRDAAYRIAWGKTLNNGQTCISPDYILVHESVKSAFVEAYKSSIAKMFNAEGKGISQSPSYCRIVNARHFERIAHLLEDAVEKGAKIETGGETDSAQNFISPTLLSDVTEEMEVMHEEIFGPLLSLVTFRNIEDIPAIVQRRSHPLVLYIFSHNQRNIDYLMQNIPSGDAVINDVIIHFGNKYLPVGGIGNSGIGKSGGYAGFREFTHERSVVRQVFGSFKPVFPPYEGRAGKLLKLFLRVV